A portion of the Bactrocera neohumeralis isolate Rockhampton chromosome 2, APGP_CSIRO_Bneo_wtdbg2-racon-allhic-juicebox.fasta_v2, whole genome shotgun sequence genome contains these proteins:
- the LOC126763972 gene encoding saccharopine dehydrogenase-like oxidoreductase — protein sequence MSFVSGGYCSGSTSEESNIQKHHRWRDIIGRRLDIIIFGATGCAGRFTVLEAVKVLRSYSWGIAGRNKQKMELLLQEIGIRCRKNLKDTPIVTANLKHKRSLYSLARKCRVLINCCGPYEGYGQNVIKACIVAKTHYVDLCTESHFMDTIHYKFDELAKKKGVYLVMGCGLQSLPAEIGINFMKNNFKGTINSIDAYVEFWTKNPWVLGSVANNNVWTSFILANRNMRRFRRKLLPKMYPQASRMNILSESDVIKGFCVPAPTVDQDIIDRSQLYYWEEKNERPIQYNSYLTFSNPAIAFLLLCWYFLILILTQFACTRRLLLNCPRLFSFGLFSSDGPMEENVDETFFRITFKAKGWDKNMKSIQHIFPASPDKILVGRVSGACPFYGIACVCLLVSAVTIFNEHSKLPHRGGVYTPGAAFGHTKIINELRKYEHGLFFEIISTN from the exons ATATTATCGGAAGAAGACTggatataataatatttgggGCAACTGGATGCGCTGGACGTTTCACAGTTCTAGAAGCAGTGAAAGTTTTGAGATCCTACTCGTGGGGCATTGCGGGGAGAAATAAA caaaaaatggAACTACTTTTACAAGAAATTGGTATTCGatgcagaaaaaatttaaaggataCTCCAATCGTTACAGCAAACTTAAAACATAAAAGATCGCTTTATAGTTTGGCAAGAAAGTGCAGG gTTTTAATCAATTGCTGTGGACCCTATGAAGGTTATGGTCAAAACGTTATCAAAGCATGTATAGTGGCTAAAACGCATTATGTTGACCTCTGTACTGAATCTCACTTTATGGACACCATACACTACAAATTCGATGAACTAGCTAAAAAGAAAGGGGTATATCTTGTGATGGGTTGCGGATTACAAAGTTTACCAGCAGAAATTGGAATcaatttcatgaaaaataaCTTTAAGG GAACTATAAATAGCATTGACGCTTATGTTGAATTTTGGACGAAAAATCCGTGGGTGTTGGGCTCGGTTGCGAATAACAACGTTTGGACGAGCTTTATATTAGCTAATCGAAATATGAGACGATTTCGACGAAAACTGCTTCCAAAAATGTATCCACAAGCTTCACGAAT GAATATTTTAAGTGAGTCAGATGTTATTAAGGGCTTTTGTGTTCCAGCACCAACCGTTGATCAAGATATCATCGATCGTAGTCAGTTGTACTACTGGGAGGAGAAGAACGAGAGACCCATTCAATATAACAGTTATTTGACGTTTTC AAACCCTGCCAtcgcttttttgcttttgtgttggtattttttgattttaatactTACTCAGTTTGCATGTACTCGTCGTTTATTACTAAATTGTCCCCGTTTATTCTCATTTGGCCTATTTTCTTCCGATGGTCCTATGGAGGAAAATGTAGATGAGACTTTTTTCCGAATAACATTCAAAGCAAAAGGTTGGGACAAAAACATGAAATCTATTCAGCACATATTTCCCGCTAGCCCTGATAAAATTTTAGTGGGACGGGTAAGTGGCGCATGCCCCTTTTATGGAATAGCATGTGTCTGTCTTCTAGTGTCTGCTGTAACTATATTTAATGAACATTCAAAACTTCCTCATCG GGGTGGAGTTTATACACCAGGAGCAGCGTTTGGCCAcactaaaattataaatgaacTTAGAAAGTATGAGCACGGTTTATTCTTTGAAATAATTAGCACGAattga